In one Balaenoptera ricei isolate mBalRic1 chromosome 20, mBalRic1.hap2, whole genome shotgun sequence genomic region, the following are encoded:
- the ATPAF2 gene encoding ATP synthase mitochondrial F1 complex assembly factor 2 isoform X1, which translates to MWRSCLRLRGGGRHLLNCPRGGLTAPEGPGPKPPARARAYAPPAERKRFYQNVSITQGEGGFEINLDHRKLRTPQAKLFTVPSEALAVAVATEWDSQQDTIKAYTMHLTTLCNTSLDNPTQRGKDQLIQAAAKFLDTDTICYRVEEPETLVELQRNEWDPVIGWAERRYGVKIGSSTSIMGPSIPARTREVLVSHLASYNTWALQGIEFVVSQLKSMVLTLGLIDLHLTVEQAVLLSRLEETFQIQKWGNVEWAHDYEVWDLQARTAAGALFVHLCSESSAVKHKLLQG; encoded by the exons ATGTGGAGGAGCTGCCTCCGGCTGCGGGGCGGGGGTCGCCACCTCCTGAACTGCCCCCGGGGTGGCCTCACCGCCCCCGAGGGGCCGGGGCCAAAACCCCCGGCCCGCGCCCGGGCCTACGCGCCGCCGGCAG AAAGGAAGAGGTTCTACCAGAATGTCAGCATCACACAGGGTGAAG GTGGCTTTGAGATCAATCTGGACCACAGGAAGCTGAGGACTCCCCAAGCCAAGCTCTTCACCGTCCCCAGCGAGGCCCTGGCCGTCGCTGTGGCCACCGAGTGGGACTCCCAGCAGGACACCATCAAGGCGTACACCATGCACCTG ACCACACTGTGCAACACGTCTCTAGACAACCCGACCCAGCGAGGCAAAGACCAGCTCATCCAGGCAGCCGCAAAGTTCCTGGACACTGACACCATCTG CTACAGGGTGGAAGAACCAGAGACGCTGGTGGAGCTGCAGAGGAACGAGTGGGACCCGGTCATAGGCTGGGCCGAGAGGAG ATACGGCGTGAAGATCGGCTCCTCCACCAGCATCATGGGGCCCAGCATCCCAGCCCGGACTCGGGAGGTGCTGGTCAGCCACCTGGCCTCTTACAACACGTGGGCCCTACAAG GGATCGAGTTTGTGGTGAGCCAGCTCAAGTCCATGGTGCTGACCTTGGGCCTGATCGACCTGCACCTGACGGTGGAGCAGGCCGTGCTGCTGTCGCGCCTGGAGGAGACGTTCCAG ATCCAGAAGTGGGGCAACGTCGAGTGGGCCCACGACTACGAGGTGTGGGACCTGCAGGCGCGCACGGCCGCTGGCGCCCTCTTCGTGCACCTCTGCTCCGAGAGCTCGGCCGTCAAGCACAAGCTGCTGCAGGGGTGA
- the ATPAF2 gene encoding ATP synthase mitochondrial F1 complex assembly factor 2 isoform X2, which produces MAPGGLLSLSARVPAPLDCPGNRGHGLQTEPSGSSAACGPQGRSGKTVLPLGWLACPLLSEASGSWQTTLCNTSLDNPTQRGKDQLIQAAAKFLDTDTICYRVEEPETLVELQRNEWDPVIGWAERRYGVKIGSSTSIMGPSIPARTREVLVSHLASYNTWALQGIEFVVSQLKSMVLTLGLIDLHLTVEQAVLLSRLEETFQIQKWGNVEWAHDYEVWDLQARTAAGALFVHLCSESSAVKHKLLQG; this is translated from the exons ATGGCCCCAGGCGGGCTCCTCAGCCTCTCCGCCCGCGTGCCAGCTCCCCTGGACTGTCCAGGGAACAGGGGACACGGGCTGCAGACGGAGCCTTCGGGTAGCTCAGCAGCCTGCGGGCCACAAGGCAGATCTGGAAAaactgtcctgcccctgggttggCTGGCTTGTCCCCTGCTTTCTGAGGCGTCGGGGAGTTGGCAG ACCACACTGTGCAACACGTCTCTAGACAACCCGACCCAGCGAGGCAAAGACCAGCTCATCCAGGCAGCCGCAAAGTTCCTGGACACTGACACCATCTG CTACAGGGTGGAAGAACCAGAGACGCTGGTGGAGCTGCAGAGGAACGAGTGGGACCCGGTCATAGGCTGGGCCGAGAGGAG ATACGGCGTGAAGATCGGCTCCTCCACCAGCATCATGGGGCCCAGCATCCCAGCCCGGACTCGGGAGGTGCTGGTCAGCCACCTGGCCTCTTACAACACGTGGGCCCTACAAG GGATCGAGTTTGTGGTGAGCCAGCTCAAGTCCATGGTGCTGACCTTGGGCCTGATCGACCTGCACCTGACGGTGGAGCAGGCCGTGCTGCTGTCGCGCCTGGAGGAGACGTTCCAG ATCCAGAAGTGGGGCAACGTCGAGTGGGCCCACGACTACGAGGTGTGGGACCTGCAGGCGCGCACGGCCGCTGGCGCCCTCTTCGTGCACCTCTGCTCCGAGAGCTCGGCCGTCAAGCACAAGCTGCTGCAGGGGTGA
- the DRC3 gene encoding dynein regulatory complex subunit 3, translating to MNRLCNMEPRVMDDEMLKLAIGEQGPRDEAGQLAKQEGLLFKDVLSLQLDFQNILRIDSLWQFENLRKLQLDNNVIEKIEGLENLTRLVWLDLSFNNIESIEGLDTLVNLEDLSLFNNRISKIDSLDALAKLQVLSLGNNQIGNMMNVIYLRRFKDLRTLSLSGNPVAEAEDYRTCVCAYLPDLVYLDFRRIDDQTKELAEMKHQYSVDELKHRESLMQARLEDERARREELAEHEAAFVEHLNGPFLFDSMYAEDVEGSQLSHLPGVGELLQTYKDKFVIICLNIFEYGLKQQEKRKAELDTFMGCVQEAVQEKQEQGKHKIAKFEEKHLLSLSSIRDESELTNFEIKTAEYSEDITELANVLMTLEMQLVEQLEETINMFERNIIDLVGLFVENVQSLMAQCRDLENHHHEKLLEIAISTLEKIVKGELDEDLPDAVRSLFVDKDTIVNAVGASHDIHLLKIDNREDELVTKVNSWCAHLVDKIHKDEIMRNRRRVKEINQYIDHVQSELDSLECSDLLD from the exons ATGAACCGGCTGTGCAACATGGAGCCCAGGGTGATGGATGATGAGATGCTCAAGCTGGCCATTGGGGAGCAGGGCCCGCGAGACGAGGCTGGGCAGCTGGCCAAGCAGGAGGGCCTCCTCTTCAAGGACGTCCTGTCCCTGCAGCTGGACTTCCAGA ACATCCTCCGCATCGACAGCCTCTGGCAGTTTGAGAACCTGCGGAAGCTGCAGCTGGACAACAACGTCATCGAGAAGATCGAGGGCCTGGAGAACCTCACACGCCTGGTCTGGCTGG ACCTGTCCTTCAACAACATTGAGTCCATCGAGGGGCTGGACACGCTGGTGAACCTGGAGGACCTGAGCCTGTTCAACAACCGGATCTCCAAGATCGACTCGCTGGACGCGCTGGCCAAGCTGCAGGTGCTGTCGCTGGGCAACAACCAGATCGGCAACATGATGAAC gtcatCTACCTGCGGCGGTTCAAGGACCTGCGGACGCTCAGCCTCTCGGGGAACCCGGTCGCCGAGGCCGAGGACTACAGGACGTGCGTCTGTGCCTACCTCCCCGACCTGGTGTACCTGGACTTCCGGCGCATCGACGACCAAACG AAAGAGCTGGCGGAGATGAAGCACCAGTACAGCGTCGACGAGCTGAAGCACCGGGAGAGCCTGATGCAGGCCCGGCTGGAGGACGAGCGGGCCCGGCGGGAGGAGCTGGCGGAGCACGAG GCGGCCTTCGTGGAGCACCTGAACGGCCCCTTCCTGTTTGACAGCATGTACGCCGAGGACGTGGAGGGTAGCCAGCTGTCCCACCTGCCCGGCGTGGGCGAGCTCTTGCAGAC CTACAAGGACAAGTTCGTCATCATCTGCCTGAACATCTTCGAGTACGGCCTGAAGCAGCAGGAGAAGCGGAAGGCAGAGCTCGACACCTTCATGGGGTGTGTCCAGGAGGCCGTCCAGGAAAAGCAGGAGCAGGGCAAGCACAAGATCGCCAAGTTCGAGGAGAAGCACTTGCTG AGTTTAAGCTCCATCCGAGACGAGTCTGAACTGACCAACTTCGAGATAAAGACGGCGGAGTACAGCGAGGACATCACCGAGCTGGCCAACGTGCTCATGACGCTGGAGATGCAGCTGGTGGAGCAGCTGGAG GAGACTATTAACATGTTTGAAAGGAACATCATCGACTTGGTGGGACTCTTTGTCGAAAACGTCCAAAGCCT GATGGCTCAGTGCCGGGACCTGGAGAACCACCACCACGAGAAGCTCCTGGAGATCGCCATCAGCACCCTGGAGAAGATAGTCAAGGGCGAGCTGGACGAGGACCTGCCGGACGCCGTGCGCTCG CTCTTTGTCGACAAGGACACGATCGTTAACGCGGTCGGGGCCTCACACGACATCCACCTCCTGAAGATCGACAATCGGGAGGACGAGCTGGTGACCAAGGTCAACTCCTGGTGCGCACACCTGGTGGACAAG ATTCACAAGGACGAGATCATGAGGAACCGCAGGCGCGTGAAGGAGATCAACCAGTACATCGACCACGTGCAGAGCGAGCTGGACAGCCTGGAGTGCAGCGACCTCCTGGACTAG